In Streptomyces sp. NBC_00704, a genomic segment contains:
- a CDS encoding glycosyltransferase family 4 protein, translating to MTAEASQAGSRHDLAADGGRPLKIALLTYKGNPFCGGQGVYVRHLSRELARLGHSVEVIGSQPYPVLDPGHEDRLSLTELPSLDLYRQPDPFRTPGRGEYRDWIDALEVATMWTGGFPEPLTFSLRARRHLRARRGEFDVVHDNQTLGYGLLGDVGAPLVTTIHHPITVDRQLELDAAEGWRRRYSVRRWYGFTAMQKRVARRLPSVLTVSGTSRQEIVDHLGVRDDRIHVVHIGADTDLFSPNPAVARIPGRIVTTSSADVPLKGLVHLVDALAKTRTEHPHAHLVVVGKRPQEGPVAQSIERYGLEGAVEFVKGISDAQLVDLVRSAEVACVPSLYEGFSLPAAEAMATGTPLLATTGGAIPEVAGRDGETCLAVPPGDAGALAAGLGRLLGDPALRARLGAAGRQRVLERFTWARAAEGTVARYREAMADDRRTRRAPGSSPAPASSPAPGSAPSRSGAVTADAGTAASPAAAVVTAALAAPSAPEAVDARATGGAPAADVTEASDRESRATC from the coding sequence GTGACCGCTGAGGCCAGTCAGGCAGGGTCTCGGCATGACCTTGCCGCTGACGGCGGGCGACCGCTCAAGATCGCGCTCCTCACCTACAAGGGAAACCCGTTCTGCGGGGGCCAGGGCGTCTACGTACGGCATCTCTCGCGCGAACTCGCCCGGCTCGGGCACAGCGTCGAGGTGATCGGTTCGCAGCCCTATCCGGTCCTCGACCCGGGCCACGAGGACCGGCTGTCGCTGACCGAGCTGCCCAGCCTCGACCTCTACCGCCAGCCGGACCCCTTCCGCACTCCCGGCCGGGGCGAGTACCGCGACTGGATCGACGCCCTCGAAGTGGCGACGATGTGGACCGGAGGGTTCCCCGAGCCGCTGACCTTCTCGCTGCGCGCCCGCCGCCATCTGCGCGCCCGCCGCGGCGAGTTCGACGTCGTGCACGACAACCAGACCCTGGGCTACGGCCTGCTCGGCGACGTCGGCGCGCCCCTGGTCACCACCATCCACCACCCCATCACCGTCGACCGGCAGTTGGAGCTGGACGCGGCCGAGGGGTGGCGGCGCCGGTACTCCGTGCGGCGCTGGTACGGCTTCACCGCCATGCAGAAGCGCGTCGCCCGCCGCCTGCCCTCCGTGCTCACCGTGTCCGGCACCTCCCGCCAGGAGATCGTCGACCACCTCGGCGTCCGCGACGACCGCATCCACGTCGTCCACATCGGCGCCGACACCGACCTGTTCTCGCCGAATCCCGCCGTGGCGCGGATACCGGGCCGGATCGTGACGACGTCCAGCGCGGACGTGCCGCTCAAGGGCCTCGTCCATCTCGTCGACGCCCTGGCGAAGACGCGCACCGAGCACCCGCACGCGCACCTGGTCGTCGTCGGCAAGCGCCCGCAGGAAGGGCCGGTCGCCCAATCGATCGAGCGGTACGGCCTCGAAGGGGCCGTCGAGTTCGTCAAGGGCATCTCCGACGCCCAACTGGTCGACCTGGTGCGCTCGGCGGAAGTCGCCTGCGTGCCGTCGCTCTACGAGGGCTTCTCCCTGCCGGCCGCCGAGGCCATGGCCACGGGCACCCCGCTGCTCGCCACGACCGGCGGGGCGATCCCCGAGGTCGCCGGGCGCGACGGGGAGACCTGCCTGGCCGTGCCGCCCGGCGACGCGGGGGCGCTCGCCGCGGGCCTGGGCCGGCTGCTCGGCGACCCCGCACTGCGGGCCCGGCTCGGCGCGGCCGGACGGCAGCGGGTGCTGGAGCGGTTCACCTGGGCACGGGCGGCCGAGGGGACCGTGGCCCGCTACCGCGAGGCGATGGCCGACGACCGCCGCACCCGCCGCGCCCCCGGGTCCTCCCCGGCTCCCGCATCCTCGCCGGCTCCCGGGTCCGCGCCGAGCCGTTCCGGCGCCGTCACAGCCGACGCGGGCACGGCAGCGTCCCCCGCGGCCGCCGTGGTGACCGCGGCGCTCGCCGCTCCCTCCGCTCCCGAGGCCGTCGACGCCCGGGCCACCGGCGGCGCTCCCGCCGCCGACGTAACCGAAGCATCCGATCGCGAAAGCAGGGCCACGTGCTGA
- a CDS encoding prenyltransferase/squalene oxidase repeat-containing protein, giving the protein MTTPRTEHLVLTGVLTAEQAAATVAGILAVQREDGAIPWFRGHHLDPWDHTEAAMALDAAGEHEAAERAYDWLARHQNDDGSWFAAYQDGDFDAVTDRGRETNFVAYVAVGVWHHYLSTGDDTFLDRMWPTVYAAIEYVLRLQQPGGQIGWRRDDDGTPTADALLTGSSSIHQALRCALAVAEQREEPQPDWELAAGALRHAIRRHPERFLDKGRYSMDWYYPVLGGALTGAEAKARIEADWDRFVVPGLGVRCVVPNPWVTGGESAELALALWVMGESDRALEILQAIQHLRDAESGLYWTGFVFEDDAIWPRELTSWTAGSLLLAVAALGGHEATCAVFGGEQLPSGLEADCCA; this is encoded by the coding sequence GTGACGACGCCCCGGACAGAACACCTCGTCCTGACCGGGGTCCTCACCGCCGAGCAGGCCGCCGCGACCGTCGCCGGCATCCTCGCCGTGCAGCGTGAGGACGGCGCCATCCCGTGGTTCCGCGGCCACCACCTCGACCCGTGGGACCACACCGAGGCCGCCATGGCGCTGGACGCGGCCGGCGAGCACGAGGCCGCCGAGCGCGCCTACGACTGGCTGGCCCGGCACCAGAACGATGACGGCTCCTGGTTCGCGGCCTACCAGGACGGCGACTTCGACGCCGTCACCGACCGGGGGCGCGAGACGAACTTCGTGGCCTACGTCGCCGTCGGCGTCTGGCACCACTACCTGTCCACCGGCGACGACACCTTCCTCGACCGCATGTGGCCGACCGTGTACGCGGCGATCGAGTACGTGCTGCGGCTCCAGCAGCCCGGCGGGCAGATCGGCTGGCGGCGCGACGACGACGGCACGCCGACCGCCGACGCGCTGCTCACCGGCTCCTCCTCGATCCACCAGGCGCTGCGCTGTGCGCTCGCCGTCGCCGAACAGCGCGAAGAGCCGCAGCCCGACTGGGAGTTGGCGGCGGGCGCCCTGCGGCACGCCATACGACGGCACCCGGAACGGTTCCTCGACAAGGGCCGCTACTCGATGGACTGGTACTACCCCGTCCTGGGCGGCGCGCTGACCGGCGCGGAGGCCAAGGCCCGCATCGAGGCGGACTGGGACCGGTTCGTCGTCCCCGGCCTGGGCGTGCGCTGCGTGGTGCCCAACCCCTGGGTGACGGGCGGCGAGTCGGCCGAACTCGCCCTCGCGCTGTGGGTGATGGGCGAGTCCGACCGGGCGCTGGAGATCCTCCAGGCGATCCAGCACCTCCGGGACGCGGAGTCGGGGCTGTACTGGACCGGGTTCGTGTTCGAGGACGACGCGATCTGGCCCCGGGAGCTGACCAGCTGGACGGCGGGCTCGCTGCTGCTCGCCGTCGCGGCCCTGGGCGGCCACGAGGCCACCTGCGCCGTCTTCGGCGGAGAGCAGCTGCCCTCCGGACTGGAAGCGGACTGCTGCGCCTGA
- a CDS encoding NAD(P)H-binding protein: MILITGGRGAIATELLALLHADGLPLRVGSARPADLAPPPGVETVALDLTDPATFPAALAGVTSVFLYASAERVDDFAEHARRAGVAHVVVLSSSSVLGLLGSEPKDDALAASHLAVERALLDSPIETTLLRPGAFASNATAWAWPIRSGSPITLPFPGAHTDPVHEKDVAEAARAALTDPRFRGGRFTLTGPESLTFAEQIDRLSAVTGLAIAYEHVTPEQWKKETAEHVPAAYADALLAWWRSTDGRPVALTRDVEELTGHPARPFTVWAADHIADFTAP; the protein is encoded by the coding sequence ATGATCCTGATCACCGGCGGCCGCGGCGCGATCGCCACCGAGCTGCTCGCGCTGCTGCACGCGGACGGTCTGCCCCTGCGGGTCGGCTCCGCCCGGCCCGCCGACCTCGCCCCGCCGCCCGGCGTCGAGACGGTCGCGCTCGACCTCACCGACCCCGCGACCTTCCCGGCCGCGCTGGCCGGCGTCACCTCCGTCTTCCTCTACGCGAGCGCCGAGCGCGTCGACGACTTCGCCGAGCACGCCCGGCGGGCCGGGGTCGCCCATGTCGTGGTGCTGTCCAGCTCCAGCGTCCTGGGGCTGCTCGGCTCCGAGCCGAAGGACGACGCGCTGGCCGCCTCCCACCTGGCCGTGGAGCGCGCCCTGCTCGACTCCCCGATCGAGACCACCCTCCTGCGGCCGGGCGCCTTCGCCTCCAACGCCACCGCCTGGGCCTGGCCCATCCGGTCCGGAAGCCCCATCACCCTGCCGTTCCCGGGCGCCCACACCGACCCCGTCCACGAGAAGGACGTCGCCGAGGCCGCCCGTGCCGCGCTCACCGACCCCCGGTTCCGCGGCGGCCGGTTCACCCTCACCGGACCCGAGTCGCTGACGTTCGCCGAGCAGATCGACCGCCTCTCCGCCGTCACCGGCCTGGCGATCGCGTACGAGCACGTCACCCCGGAGCAGTGGAAGAAGGAGACGGCCGAGCACGTCCCGGCCGCCTACGCCGACGCCCTCCTCGCCTGGTGGCGGTCCACGGACGGCAGGCCCGTCGCCCTCACCCGCGATGTCGAGGAACTGACCGGCCACCCCGCCCGCCCCTTCACCGTCTGGGCCGCCGACCACATCGCCGACTTCACCGCGCCCTGA
- a CDS encoding class I SAM-dependent methyltransferase produces MLTVDFSRFPLAPGDRVLDLGCGAGRHAFECYRRGAQVVALDQNAEEIREVAKWFAAMKDAGEAPEGATATAMEGDALALPFPDESFDVVIISEVMEHIPDDKGVLAEMVRVLKPGGRIAITVPRYGPEKVCWTLSDAYHEVEGGHIRIYKADELLGKIREAGLKPYGTHHAHALHSPYWWLKCAFGVDNDKALPVRAYHKLLVWDIMKKPLATRVAEQALNPLIGKSFVAYATKPHLPTLAEADAK; encoded by the coding sequence GTGCTGACCGTCGACTTCTCCCGGTTCCCGCTCGCCCCGGGAGACCGGGTCCTCGACCTCGGCTGCGGGGCCGGCCGGCACGCCTTCGAGTGCTACCGGCGCGGCGCGCAGGTGGTGGCCCTCGACCAGAACGCCGAGGAGATCCGCGAGGTCGCCAAGTGGTTCGCGGCGATGAAGGACGCCGGGGAGGCCCCCGAGGGCGCGACCGCCACCGCCATGGAGGGCGACGCCCTCGCCCTGCCCTTCCCCGACGAGTCCTTCGACGTCGTCATCATCTCCGAGGTCATGGAGCACATACCGGACGACAAGGGCGTCCTCGCGGAGATGGTGCGCGTGCTGAAGCCGGGCGGCCGCATCGCGATCACCGTCCCGCGCTACGGCCCCGAGAAGGTCTGCTGGACGCTCTCCGACGCTTACCACGAGGTCGAGGGCGGCCACATCCGCATCTACAAGGCGGATGAACTCCTCGGCAAGATCCGCGAGGCCGGCCTCAAGCCGTACGGCACCCACCACGCCCACGCGCTGCACTCGCCGTACTGGTGGCTCAAGTGCGCGTTCGGCGTCGACAACGACAAGGCGCTGCCGGTGCGCGCCTACCACAAGCTGCTGGTGTGGGACATCATGAAGAAGCCGCTGGCGACCCGCGTCGCCGAGCAGGCGCTGAACCCGCTCATCGGCAAGAGCTTCGTGGCCTACGCGACCAAGCCGCATCTGCCCACGCTGGCCGAGGCGGACGCCAAGTGA
- a CDS encoding LLM class F420-dependent oxidoreductase → MRLGLALGYWGRGPSADHVELAREAERLGYDSVWTAESWGSDAFTPLTWIAARTSRIGLGTAVAQMAARSPATTAMHALTLDHLSGGRMTLGLGLSGPQVVEGWYGRPFPASPLTATREYVDVVRQVLRREAPVESEGRFHPLPYRGPDATGLGRALKSITHPLRPDLPVLLGAEGPKNVAQTVRIADGWLPLYWSPSRPDAYGPAVRELPEGFRVAPMARVTVCDDVAEGLLAVKAMLGFYIGGMGHATRNFHADLMARMGYEEEARRVQELFLTGRREEAVLAVPDAFADEISLVGPRERIAERLESWRKGPVTDLLAVAPDPVSLRVLAELNS, encoded by the coding sequence ATGCGGCTCGGTCTGGCGCTCGGCTACTGGGGCCGCGGCCCCTCCGCGGACCATGTGGAGCTGGCCCGGGAGGCGGAGCGGCTCGGATACGACTCGGTGTGGACGGCGGAGTCCTGGGGCTCGGACGCCTTCACGCCGCTCACCTGGATCGCCGCCCGCACCTCACGGATCGGGCTGGGCACGGCGGTCGCGCAGATGGCGGCCCGCTCCCCCGCCACGACCGCGATGCACGCCCTCACCCTGGACCATCTGTCCGGGGGACGGATGACGCTGGGCCTCGGGCTGTCCGGCCCGCAGGTCGTCGAGGGCTGGTACGGCCGCCCCTTCCCCGCGTCGCCGCTGACCGCGACCCGCGAGTACGTGGACGTCGTCCGGCAGGTGCTGCGGCGGGAGGCGCCGGTCGAGTCGGAGGGCCGGTTCCACCCCCTCCCCTACCGGGGCCCCGACGCGACCGGGCTGGGCAGGGCCCTGAAGTCCATCACCCACCCGCTGCGGCCGGACCTGCCGGTGCTGCTCGGGGCAGAGGGGCCGAAGAACGTCGCGCAGACCGTGCGGATCGCCGACGGCTGGCTGCCGCTGTACTGGTCGCCGAGCCGGCCGGACGCGTACGGGCCGGCGGTGCGGGAGCTGCCGGAGGGCTTCCGGGTGGCCCCGATGGCACGGGTCACGGTGTGCGACGACGTCGCCGAGGGGCTGCTCGCGGTCAAGGCCATGCTCGGCTTCTACATCGGCGGCATGGGGCACGCCACCCGCAACTTCCACGCCGACCTGATGGCGCGCATGGGGTACGAGGAGGAGGCACGGCGGGTCCAGGAGCTGTTCCTGACGGGCCGTCGCGAGGAGGCCGTGCTCGCCGTGCCGGACGCGTTCGCCGACGAGATCTCCCTCGTCGGACCGCGCGAACGCATCGCGGAGCGGCTGGAGTCGTGGCGCAAGGGCCCGGTGACGGACCTGCTGGCGGTGGCGCCGGACCCGGTCTCGCTGCGGGTGCTGGCGGAGCTGAACTCCTGA
- a CDS encoding N-acetylmuramoyl-L-alanine amidase, translating to MSYSGPPSDPYGPSDPYRPRRSRLRRPLTVALAALVPGALLGWLAYEALGGTGSGGDGGPGGARAGAGVSSAPASGPGTAAAGDDRPGTLSAPPSSAAAPLTGKVVVIDPGHNPANARHTGEIGRQVDIGTNRKECDTTGTATNAGYSEAEFTLDVAHRLRTLLQRQGATVKLTQDGDRPFGPCVDERARIGNTAHADAVVSIHADGSAAGNRGFHVILPAAVHAGAADTRAVAGPSKDLGKLIASDFARSTGTSASNYIGDGTGLVTRRDLGGLNLSTVPKVFIECGNMRDSKDAALLTSGVWRQKAAQGMSEGIVSFLHGS from the coding sequence GTGTCGTACTCAGGCCCGCCCTCCGACCCCTACGGTCCCTCCGACCCCTACCGGCCCCGGCGGTCGCGGCTGCGCCGTCCGCTGACCGTGGCGCTCGCCGCGCTCGTGCCCGGCGCGCTGCTGGGCTGGCTGGCGTACGAGGCGCTGGGCGGGACCGGGAGCGGCGGGGACGGCGGGCCGGGCGGGGCGCGGGCGGGAGCGGGCGTCTCCAGCGCCCCGGCGAGCGGTCCGGGGACCGCCGCGGCCGGCGACGACCGGCCGGGCACCCTCTCCGCGCCGCCGAGCAGCGCCGCCGCCCCTCTCACCGGCAAGGTCGTCGTCATCGATCCGGGGCACAACCCCGCCAACGCACGGCACACCGGCGAGATCGGCCGGCAGGTGGACATCGGCACCAACCGCAAGGAGTGCGACACCACCGGGACGGCCACGAACGCCGGTTACAGCGAGGCCGAGTTCACGCTGGACGTCGCCCACCGGCTGCGCACGCTGCTCCAGCGGCAGGGCGCGACGGTGAAGCTGACGCAGGACGGGGACCGGCCGTTCGGGCCGTGCGTCGACGAGCGCGCCCGCATCGGGAACACGGCGCACGCCGACGCGGTCGTCTCGATCCACGCCGACGGCTCGGCGGCCGGCAACCGCGGCTTCCATGTGATCCTGCCGGCCGCGGTGCACGCGGGCGCCGCGGACACCCGGGCCGTCGCCGGCCCGTCGAAGGACCTCGGGAAGCTGATCGCGAGCGACTTCGCCCGTTCGACGGGCACTTCGGCGTCCAACTACATCGGAGACGGAACCGGTCTCGTCACGCGCAGGGACCTCGGCGGTCTCAATCTGTCAACGGTTCCCAAGGTGTTCATCGAGTGCGGCAACATGCGCGATAGCAAGGACGCTGCGCTGCTGACCAGTGGCGTGTGGCGGCAGAAGGCGGCGCAAGGGATGTCTGAGGGAATCGTGAGTTTCCTGCACGGGTCGTGA